Proteins encoded by one window of Serratia nevei:
- a CDS encoding transglycosylase SLT domain-containing protein, with product MDTRRILTRGLLPLLALLTVVSGGVVHAATQQVPSGYREVALRHGVPPESLYSVALSETSMAPKSIISVTRGAGPAPDVERPWPWTINVAGKGYRYASRLQAWEALQRFLKTHPRKRIDVGIAQVNLGWNGHHFTSTWEAFDPYTNLNAAAAILRECYDRNPGSWLVAAGCYHHPAGGAPAARYKSIVSGKLARLNGRGAAPVRVTSTTPTATVLPVQTAALTWIEPRNP from the coding sequence ATGGACACTCGCCGCATTCTGACCCGGGGGCTGTTGCCCCTGCTTGCCCTCCTCACCGTTGTGAGCGGTGGCGTCGTTCATGCTGCTACCCAACAGGTGCCTTCCGGTTACCGGGAGGTGGCGCTGCGTCACGGGGTGCCGCCGGAGTCCCTGTATTCGGTGGCGCTGTCCGAGACATCGATGGCGCCGAAAAGCATCATCTCGGTGACTCGCGGGGCCGGCCCGGCCCCGGATGTGGAGCGTCCCTGGCCCTGGACCATTAACGTGGCCGGCAAAGGGTATCGGTACGCCAGCCGCCTGCAGGCCTGGGAAGCACTGCAGCGCTTTTTGAAAACACATCCTCGCAAGCGCATCGATGTCGGGATTGCCCAGGTCAATCTGGGCTGGAACGGCCATCACTTCACGTCGACCTGGGAGGCGTTTGACCCTTACACCAACCTCAACGCGGCAGCGGCCATCCTGCGGGAATGCTATGACCGCAATCCCGGAAGCTGGCTGGTTGCCGCCGGGTGTTATCACCACCCCGCCGGCGGCGCACCGGCAGCCCGGTATAAATCCATCGTGAGTGGCAAGCTGGCACGCCTGAACGGCAGGGGGGCTGCTCCGGTTCGGGTGACCAGTACAACCCCC
- a CDS encoding TIGR03759 family integrating conjugative element protein, with the protein MKLKYSVISLMLLSPLSQAAQQTTIENSQSTLSEIQQSQANKTAQQGRQWGLSGEEYQRYQQLMDGPRGTQSPGLDPLTALGIEAQSDAERKKYAQLWVKQEFARTEKELKFQREVDVAWQRLGVLPVNMGNAAGIAHDAGGRLALFVKAKDCGQCDARLAAVLADNRSVDIYLVDSKGDDSLLRNWAKAHHIPVDKVRARQITLNHDGGRWMKFGNGLMPVVLQQGENGWTLAAF; encoded by the coding sequence ATGAAACTGAAATACAGCGTAATTTCCCTGATGCTGCTGAGCCCGTTATCACAGGCGGCGCAGCAGACGACGATTGAGAACAGCCAGTCAACCCTGAGTGAGATTCAGCAGAGCCAGGCGAACAAGACGGCGCAGCAGGGCAGGCAGTGGGGCCTCAGTGGGGAAGAGTACCAGCGTTATCAGCAGTTGATGGATGGCCCTCGCGGGACGCAGTCTCCGGGGCTTGATCCGCTAACTGCCCTTGGCATCGAAGCACAGAGCGATGCCGAGCGTAAAAAGTACGCGCAGCTGTGGGTAAAGCAGGAGTTCGCCCGCACCGAGAAAGAACTCAAGTTCCAGCGTGAGGTGGATGTGGCCTGGCAGCGCCTTGGTGTGTTGCCGGTGAACATGGGGAATGCGGCCGGTATCGCACATGACGCCGGCGGGCGACTGGCACTGTTCGTGAAAGCGAAGGACTGCGGTCAGTGCGATGCACGCCTGGCGGCGGTGCTGGCAGATAACCGGTCGGTCGACATTTACCTCGTCGACAGTAAAGGGGATGACAGTCTGCTGCGTAATTGGGCGAAGGCGCATCACATTCCCGTCGACAAGGTGCGCGCACGTCAAATCACGCTCAATCATGACGGTGGCCGCTGGATGAAATTCGGCAACGGCCTGATGCCGGTGGTGCTGCAACAAGGGGAGAACGGATGGACACTCGCCGCATTCTGA
- a CDS encoding PilL N-terminal domain-containing protein — translation MKKTILVSSLAAFMLTGCVTQQPLQQRDISPVTPSVTVTRNVQPVSPDAYGQVPEVVRYDRYLLISTDPAAVQRDPLSQIIDIRIPASVKPTVADALRYALRQSGYSLCATGPANGVLYRQALPAVQYQLGPMRLRTALQVLAGPAWQLEVDDVQRVVCHSLRDGYQLPATQLPPVTVAPARAVSAPVSAHPAAAVIAPQPVNAVPTTGGWLKK, via the coding sequence ATGAAAAAAACAATTCTCGTCTCTTCCCTGGCAGCATTCATGCTGACCGGGTGCGTTACTCAGCAGCCACTGCAGCAACGCGATATTTCCCCTGTCACGCCTTCGGTTACCGTCACCCGCAACGTTCAACCGGTCAGCCCGGATGCTTATGGGCAGGTGCCTGAGGTCGTGCGCTACGACCGTTATTTACTGATCAGCACTGACCCGGCGGCCGTTCAGCGTGATCCGCTCTCGCAAATCATCGATATCCGTATTCCGGCATCAGTAAAACCGACGGTGGCTGACGCGTTGCGTTATGCGCTGCGCCAGTCGGGCTATTCACTGTGCGCCACTGGACCGGCAAACGGCGTGCTGTACCGGCAGGCGTTGCCGGCGGTGCAGTACCAACTGGGACCGATGCGTTTGCGTACCGCGCTGCAGGTACTGGCAGGCCCCGCGTGGCAGCTTGAGGTAGACGACGTGCAACGCGTTGTCTGCCACAGCCTGCGTGACGGGTATCAGTTGCCGGCGACACAGCTGCCGCCGGTGACGGTGGCGCCGGCCAGGGCGGTTTCAGCACCGGTTTCAGCGCATCCTGCTGCGGCGGTCATTGCACCTCAGCCCGTTAACGCGGTACCGACAACCGGCGGGTGGCTGAAAAAATGA
- a CDS encoding DUF29 domain-containing protein, translating into MGTRYDTDVVAWANEQAALLRAGKLSQLDIENIAEEIEDVGKSEKRELASRMAVLLAHLLKWQFQPTHRGTSWELTIKGQRGLIERRLKKTPSLKVAMVDREWLEDTWFDALAIASKETGIGLDKLPASCIWTTEQILNQDYYPEP; encoded by the coding sequence ATGGGAACTCGTTACGATACCGACGTGGTCGCCTGGGCGAATGAACAGGCGGCGTTACTGCGTGCCGGTAAACTTAGCCAACTGGATATTGAAAATATTGCCGAGGAGATTGAGGACGTGGGCAAGAGTGAAAAGCGCGAACTGGCCAGCCGGATGGCGGTTTTACTGGCTCACCTTCTGAAGTGGCAATTTCAACCTACTCACCGTGGTACAAGTTGGGAACTGACGATCAAGGGGCAACGCGGTTTGATTGAGCGCCGTTTAAAGAAAACCCCTAGTCTGAAAGTTGCTATGGTCGATCGGGAGTGGTTGGAAGATACCTGGTTTGATGCTTTGGCTATAGCATCAAAAGAAACGGGGATCGGTCTGGATAAATTACCCGCTTCTTGCATTTGGACTACAGAACAGATCCTGAACCAGGATTATTACCCAGAACCCTAA
- a CDS encoding single-stranded DNA-binding protein, whose amino-acid sequence MASRGVNKVILVGHLGQDPEVRYMPNGGAVATLSLATSETWRDKQSGEQKEKTEWHRVVLFGKLAEIAGEYLRKGSQVYIEGALRTRKWADQSGQDRYTTEVVVNVGGTMQMLGGRSQTDNPGPSASGSWGQPQQPTHSGTPPQASAGNEPPMDFDDDIPF is encoded by the coding sequence ATGGCGTCTCGCGGCGTAAACAAAGTCATACTTGTCGGTCACCTTGGCCAGGATCCTGAAGTCCGTTACATGCCAAATGGTGGTGCGGTTGCCACCCTGTCGCTTGCGACCTCCGAGACCTGGCGTGATAAACAATCCGGCGAACAGAAAGAAAAAACCGAATGGCACCGTGTGGTGCTGTTTGGCAAACTAGCTGAAATTGCCGGCGAATACTTGCGTAAAGGTTCGCAGGTCTATATTGAAGGCGCTTTGCGCACGCGTAAATGGGCAGATCAGAGCGGCCAGGATCGCTACACTACTGAGGTAGTCGTTAACGTGGGCGGCACGATGCAGATGCTGGGTGGTCGTAGTCAGACCGATAACCCGGGGCCCTCAGCGTCTGGTAGTTGGGGGCAACCTCAGCAACCGACCCACAGTGGTACACCCCCTCAGGCGTCTGCCGGCAATGAACCGCCGATGGACTTTGATGATGACATCCCATTTTGA
- a CDS encoding STY4534 family ICE replication protein: protein MSTQSQQASTKTEYFNLTIKGMGYLSNIRQVNGPNGTFISCVVNGLSGPTDNASYTRFDVTVAGKEASSLINRCQKSVDEDKKVLIGFVLSNPKTDIFTLNSGEHAGEQRVSLKARLIKVDWIKIGQEKVYQAEKSDSTPPQQGSAQQQYAENSF from the coding sequence ATGTCTACCCAATCTCAGCAAGCATCTACTAAAACTGAATACTTCAACCTGACTATCAAGGGCATGGGGTACCTCAGCAACATTCGTCAAGTCAATGGCCCGAATGGCACCTTTATCAGCTGTGTCGTCAATGGACTCTCCGGTCCTACCGATAACGCCAGTTACACGCGTTTCGATGTGACGGTCGCCGGTAAAGAAGCCAGCAGCCTGATCAACCGCTGTCAAAAATCGGTTGATGAAGACAAAAAGGTCCTGATTGGTTTTGTGCTCAGCAATCCCAAGACGGACATCTTCACGCTCAACAGCGGCGAACATGCCGGTGAACAGCGCGTCAGCCTCAAAGCCCGCCTTATCAAGGTCGATTGGATCAAAATCGGTCAGGAAAAGGTATATCAGGCTGAGAAATCCGACTCTACGCCGCCTCAGCAAGGTTCCGCACAGCAACAATACGCGGAAAACTCTTTCTGA
- a CDS encoding DNA topoisomerase III, producing MQLYLCEKPSQGKDIGAILGATQRKQGYLAGAGVIVTWAIGHLLEQAQPETYGEQFGNPWRESVLPIVPAQWKMTVKKDTADQFAVIRGLLKQVDSVVIATDADREGEVIARELLEHCHFTGPVQRLWLSALDEASIRHALANKLPGEKTAPLYEAGLARARADWMTGMNLTRLYTLKAREQGYGEVLSIGRVQTPTLALVVNRDREIANFISKPYWQVRANLQKDGITFPANWVPAANYCDEEKRCIQQNVAQAVVQLCQQTGHAVVLEVGTERKKESAPLAFDLGTLQQACSRKWGMSANQVLSIAQSLYETHKATTYPRTDCGYLPTSMREEVADVLSAVTRTDPTQSEIVARLDRAFVSRIWNDKKITAHHGIIPTKQPFDLSKLSADELKVYQLIRQHYLAQFLPLHEVDVTEATFNIGGQLFRTRGKVEAVVGWKALFQHDVSEVKEESADTDDVRLPALVKGESVAVAGAELKTLQTKPPGHFTDGTLIAAMKNAAAFVSDPQLKKVLKENAGLGTEATRAGILETLFKRGYLEKKGKILLSTPIAGELIDALPIALTNPGMTALWEQSLDEIAQGQMTLETFMSRQAQWTGHLVEKGKTQAVKFTAPPSPPCPTCGGTMRRRAGKKGGGAFWGCSNYPTCQGIINIDAKGSRKAKRYKAKSPAKNKTTGAE from the coding sequence ATGCAGCTCTACCTGTGTGAGAAACCCAGCCAGGGTAAAGATATCGGCGCCATTCTCGGGGCGACCCAGCGTAAGCAGGGCTATCTGGCGGGCGCCGGCGTCATCGTTACTTGGGCTATCGGGCACCTGCTGGAGCAGGCTCAGCCGGAGACCTACGGTGAACAGTTCGGTAACCCCTGGCGGGAGTCTGTGCTGCCTATCGTGCCTGCTCAGTGGAAAATGACGGTAAAAAAAGACACTGCCGATCAGTTTGCGGTCATCCGTGGGTTGCTCAAACAGGTTGATTCTGTAGTGATTGCGACCGATGCGGATCGTGAGGGGGAAGTGATCGCACGCGAATTACTGGAGCATTGCCACTTTACCGGCCCGGTCCAACGGCTCTGGTTGTCTGCTCTGGACGAGGCCAGTATCCGGCATGCTCTGGCAAACAAACTTCCTGGCGAGAAGACAGCACCCCTGTATGAGGCCGGCCTGGCACGCGCCCGGGCTGACTGGATGACGGGGATGAACCTGACCCGACTTTATACTCTAAAGGCGCGGGAACAGGGATACGGCGAGGTGTTGTCGATCGGGCGGGTACAGACTCCCACGCTGGCGCTGGTCGTGAACCGTGACCGCGAAATCGCCAACTTTATTTCCAAGCCGTACTGGCAAGTCAGGGCGAACCTGCAAAAGGATGGCATTACTTTTCCTGCGAACTGGGTGCCGGCTGCCAACTACTGTGATGAAGAGAAGCGCTGTATTCAGCAGAATGTGGCGCAGGCCGTGGTGCAGCTGTGTCAGCAAACAGGTCATGCCGTTGTGCTTGAGGTAGGGACCGAGCGCAAGAAAGAGTCCGCGCCGCTGGCCTTTGACCTGGGGACGCTGCAGCAGGCTTGCTCACGCAAGTGGGGGATGAGCGCAAACCAGGTGCTGAGTATCGCGCAGTCGCTGTATGAAACGCACAAGGCGACCACATATCCCCGGACAGATTGCGGCTATCTGCCGACATCGATGCGGGAAGAGGTTGCCGATGTGCTGAGTGCGGTTACCCGCACGGATCCAACGCAGAGCGAAATTGTGGCCAGGCTCGACAGGGCCTTTGTTTCCCGCATCTGGAACGACAAAAAAATCACGGCGCACCATGGGATTATCCCGACTAAGCAGCCGTTCGATTTGAGCAAGCTGTCTGCCGATGAGCTGAAGGTCTATCAGCTGATCCGTCAGCATTACCTGGCACAGTTCCTGCCGTTACATGAAGTGGATGTGACTGAGGCTACCTTTAATATCGGCGGGCAACTGTTCCGCACCCGTGGCAAGGTCGAGGCGGTGGTAGGTTGGAAAGCTCTGTTCCAGCATGACGTGAGCGAGGTGAAAGAGGAGTCGGCCGACACGGATGATGTCCGGCTGCCGGCGCTGGTAAAAGGTGAATCCGTCGCGGTTGCCGGCGCGGAGCTTAAAACGCTGCAGACGAAGCCCCCGGGGCATTTTACTGACGGGACACTGATCGCCGCCATGAAAAATGCTGCGGCGTTCGTCAGTGACCCGCAACTGAAGAAGGTGCTGAAAGAGAACGCGGGGCTGGGTACTGAAGCGACACGTGCCGGTATCCTGGAAACGCTGTTTAAACGCGGCTACCTGGAGAAGAAGGGAAAAATCCTGCTTTCCACGCCGATTGCCGGCGAACTGATAGATGCGTTACCGATCGCGCTGACCAACCCCGGGATGACGGCGCTGTGGGAGCAGTCGCTGGACGAGATTGCCCAGGGCCAGATGACACTCGAGACGTTCATGAGTCGCCAGGCACAGTGGACGGGCCATCTGGTGGAGAAAGGGAAAACGCAGGCGGTGAAGTTCACTGCGCCTCCTTCACCACCGTGCCCGACATGCGGTGGGACGATGCGCCGGCGTGCAGGCAAGAAAGGTGGCGGTGCCTTCTGGGGCTGCAGTAATTACCCCACTTGCCAGGGCATCATCAACATTGATGCGAAAGGAAGCCGTAAGGCCAAGCGCTATAAAGCAAAATCACCGGCTAAAAATAAAACAACCGGTGCGGAGTAA
- a CDS encoding PFL_4669 family integrating conjugative element protein, whose protein sequence is MVDSSSNKENKPSSTRAGALKSTLTVQLHTQYAILLWEGRQREKESNKPPIVSMPQVIARAGKINADSNADNPYADGAMLSLEQIIERGTARLQSAVSELDNVLSSLPGQISMSEVSSVSPLNIGVFSRTPLGYRCVWLLVGFDQLAMKAFQAWHYGLISRQKRDDLLSQGGHWVRQVYGVVQQYRSVAVTRDDIRLQTPVGMEAVKRLGEPDADIMSGTSRSAFSPPLNKTSVPTSPTSSKKGAKS, encoded by the coding sequence ATGGTTGATTCATCGAGCAATAAAGAAAACAAACCCTCTTCAACTCGCGCAGGAGCGCTCAAATCGACGTTAACCGTCCAGTTGCATACACAATATGCAATATTGTTATGGGAGGGACGGCAGCGTGAGAAAGAGTCAAATAAACCACCAATAGTCAGCATGCCTCAGGTCATCGCTCGAGCAGGGAAAATTAATGCTGATTCAAACGCTGACAACCCTTATGCCGATGGCGCGATGTTGTCGTTGGAGCAGATTATTGAACGTGGCACCGCGCGATTGCAGAGCGCAGTCTCAGAACTTGATAACGTCTTATCCAGCTTGCCGGGTCAGATCTCGATGTCAGAAGTCTCATCAGTATCACCACTGAATATCGGTGTATTTAGTCGTACTCCGCTCGGGTATCGTTGTGTCTGGTTACTCGTTGGCTTTGATCAGCTGGCTATGAAAGCATTTCAGGCATGGCACTATGGGTTGATCTCTCGTCAAAAGCGGGATGACTTGCTGAGCCAGGGGGGGCATTGGGTACGGCAGGTTTATGGGGTTGTGCAGCAGTACAGATCTGTAGCTGTAACGCGTGATGATATTCGCCTTCAAACGCCGGTTGGTATGGAGGCGGTCAAGCGCCTGGGGGAACCTGACGCAGACATTATGTCTGGCACATCGCGTTCCGCTTTTTCGCCCCCACTCAATAAAACTTCTGTGCCAACATCGCCCACCTCTTCAAAAAAAGGAGCTAAATCATGA
- a CDS encoding STY4528 family pathogenicity island replication protein has protein sequence MSINNTPDDSLITFTLEQMNARLAERIGAEKHAGSPDVTNLRSGLLYMGNVHDSIPRRLLLDTRLSPLDKTAWIMIRLYAQQNQGAVFPTYDELQLQLASPFNGKASRETVSRVLLMLRLTGWLSLCRRVRDDKGRVRGNIYAQHDEPLSARDAETLDPTWLDTVAMGCAHKNRTVSQTAWSVLTDIQHDPTMRHQHSQMAAIAERLGSPQTPQQMAARVSQRQENIPSSDAELSKKSPGSDTELSQIKPGSDTEPSVKQEGKTPGSLSELMVKSVTYGASTKPNCNVRSFTQSVNKTTYVPELPAELQNIIATDDQRQIGVQLKALPAEVARQVLESLEQAMAKGTLNNPTGWLLAVIKRARNGELYASAKSPEPAGPVPRRQIPCSAAPAKAIGPVRQHLASRDHVSGVVAKLRQQMMRAKK, from the coding sequence ATGAGCATAAACAACACACCTGATGACAGCCTGATCACCTTTACGCTCGAACAAATGAATGCCCGCCTGGCGGAGCGAATAGGTGCGGAAAAGCACGCGGGGAGCCCCGATGTCACGAATCTGCGCAGCGGTCTGCTGTACATGGGCAATGTACATGATTCCATCCCCCGCCGGTTGCTCTTGGACACCCGTCTGTCACCGCTGGATAAAACTGCGTGGATTATGATCCGCCTGTACGCGCAACAGAATCAGGGCGCCGTGTTCCCGACCTATGACGAGCTGCAGCTGCAGCTTGCCTCGCCGTTCAATGGTAAGGCGTCTCGCGAGACCGTCAGCCGCGTGCTGCTGATGTTACGCCTGACCGGCTGGCTCAGTTTGTGCCGGCGTGTACGTGACGACAAAGGGCGGGTGAGGGGGAATATCTATGCTCAACACGATGAACCACTCTCGGCCCGTGATGCGGAGACATTGGATCCGACCTGGCTGGATACGGTCGCCATGGGCTGTGCGCATAAAAACCGCACCGTCAGCCAGACGGCCTGGTCGGTACTGACCGATATTCAACATGACCCGACAATGCGTCATCAGCATTCCCAGATGGCGGCGATTGCTGAACGGCTGGGGTCGCCACAAACCCCACAACAGATGGCTGCCAGAGTGTCTCAACGACAGGAAAATATCCCCAGTTCGGACGCCGAACTCAGTAAAAAATCTCCGGGTTCGGATACCGAACTAAGTCAAATTAAGCCCGGTTCGGATACCGAACCCAGTGTAAAACAGGAAGGCAAAACACCGGGTTCGCTTTCCGAACTCATGGTGAAATCAGTAACTTACGGTGCATCAACGAAACCGAACTGTAACGTACGTTCTTTCACACAGAGTGTGAATAAAACAACGTACGTACCTGAGTTGCCGGCCGAACTGCAGAACATCATCGCGACGGATGATCAGCGGCAGATTGGCGTCCAGCTTAAGGCATTGCCTGCAGAGGTTGCCCGTCAGGTGCTGGAGAGTCTTGAGCAGGCGATGGCCAAAGGCACTCTGAATAACCCCACTGGCTGGCTGCTGGCGGTCATCAAGCGCGCCCGAAACGGTGAGCTGTATGCGAGTGCAAAATCCCCAGAACCTGCCGGGCCTGTACCGCGACGCCAAATACCTTGCTCTGCGGCGCCAGCAAAAGCAATAGGTCCGGTCCGTCAACACCTGGCGTCGCGGGACCATGTAAGCGGTGTTGTTGCCAAATTACGCCAGCAAATGATGCGGGCAAAAAAATGA
- a CDS encoding DUF2857 domain-containing protein: MSNSLSQATNSLLTQLVMELKSGYIRRCESLGLTTEEMQLLHGLTIEDLHYLMNSSVSVLTFQIHHENFSLMLQHARREQQRMQRIDRALALGGSIEMMQHYFGLSTVEVAARRRMTGINIRQGRCAALSDDENAALWRQWQKADIDDASSADGLDVMMLAAEQMDVSLTAVWHAVRSFDAPQTATARKAIQAVRTPRATPGGNTRRLA, from the coding sequence ATGAGTAATAGCTTGTCTCAGGCGACGAACAGCCTGCTCACTCAACTCGTGATGGAACTTAAATCAGGCTATATCCGCCGCTGTGAATCTCTGGGGCTGACCACGGAGGAGATGCAACTGCTGCACGGTTTGACCATTGAAGATCTGCATTACCTCATGAACAGCTCGGTATCGGTGCTGACCTTCCAAATCCATCACGAGAATTTCTCCCTGATGCTGCAACATGCGCGCCGTGAGCAGCAGCGCATGCAGCGGATTGACCGTGCACTGGCGTTGGGAGGCTCTATCGAAATGATGCAGCACTATTTTGGCCTCTCGACCGTTGAAGTTGCAGCCCGCCGACGCATGACCGGTATCAACATTCGCCAGGGGCGCTGTGCAGCGCTCAGCGACGACGAGAACGCGGCATTGTGGCGCCAGTGGCAAAAAGCCGACATCGATGACGCCTCCAGTGCCGATGGACTGGACGTCATGATGCTGGCCGCCGAACAGATGGATGTTTCTCTGACGGCTGTCTGGCACGCCGTCCGCAGCTTCGATGCCCCTCAGACGGCAACGGCCAGAAAAGCCATTCAGGCGGTGCGTACGCCACGCGCTACGCCGGGAGGAAATACAAGGAGGCTGGCATGA
- a CDS encoding DUF2786 domain-containing protein: MSHSQRQARLVKLVRKLLELARSNSNAHEAGLALARAQKLMEKYGISELEASLSSIQTAPSQGAPSEAKQKLPEWMSGLAWAIARAFGCRLYFSWRDSASGPRRNVTFYGFSERPAVAAYAFDVLSRQLKDATADYLKTQNKRLKMSTRRARAEQFRAGWVAGVRRVITTFTVTEQECELMGTWLESQKMGELQTRAPKTCRGDDIARLRGYEAGQNARLHQGVQGAVNTGIGYQGGRNS, translated from the coding sequence ATGAGCCATTCGCAACGACAGGCGCGCCTGGTGAAACTGGTGCGCAAACTGCTTGAGCTGGCCCGTAGCAACAGCAATGCGCATGAGGCTGGGCTGGCGTTAGCCCGGGCGCAAAAACTGATGGAAAAATACGGTATCAGCGAGCTGGAAGCCAGCCTGTCATCTATTCAGACGGCACCGAGCCAGGGAGCACCTTCCGAAGCGAAACAAAAACTGCCTGAATGGATGTCCGGGCTGGCGTGGGCGATTGCCCGCGCCTTTGGATGCCGTTTGTATTTTTCCTGGCGGGATAGCGCGTCGGGCCCGCGTCGCAACGTGACGTTCTACGGTTTTAGTGAGCGGCCGGCCGTTGCTGCTTATGCGTTCGATGTGCTGAGCCGGCAGTTGAAAGATGCGACTGCAGACTACCTGAAAACCCAGAATAAGCGCCTGAAAATGAGCACGCGGCGTGCCCGGGCTGAGCAGTTTCGTGCCGGCTGGGTTGCCGGCGTTCGCAGAGTCATCACGACGTTTACCGTGACAGAACAGGAATGCGAGCTGATGGGAACCTGGCTGGAAAGCCAAAAGATGGGGGAGTTGCAAACGCGCGCCCCGAAAACCTGCCGCGGTGATGATATTGCCCGTTTACGTGGATACGAAGCAGGCCAGAACGCCCGTTTACACCAGGGGGTTCAGGGGGCTGTGAACACTGGCATTGGTTATCAGGGAGGACGCAACTCATGA
- a CDS encoding ParB family protein, whose product MARTKPKILDLNSALLQQGKTAAGTQPLAPVLAETPVSEMPLVLTLDEVNPNPDNPRTSRNPRYEEIKSSILARGLDTVPKVTRDPERPELGYFFSDGGNTRYAILSELWQETGEERFYRFSCVFKPWPGRLSCVIGHLAENEVRGDLSFIEKAFGIRQARALYEAELGKAVSLRELSTLLTAQGYPVHNSSISRMEDAVQYLYPYMPHLLETGLGRPQILQLLAMRSHAETTWQKHCITQEPKQPFDTVFGDVCSHFDSPEDYSLDMFRDELIGALINALPHPLLNYDRWLLELDPKEQNRRKHLGEPEPALTPELSGEGNTVELAPALQQENTGGQTVPEVQGEGTSLGLDSALHESTGDADDKSQNAQEEETPATQTERRVETQPDLYGAPSVLSGDVETVLGGEHTTVNEAPLPGAHESTAPHNNTETQPAAPVAEVPFAEVGLEPVSSIWAISALQDDIEHLQVITFRLAFELAEVAGCEAEIKADKADLQAAGYALTAERPSRFTALLLTLAGNNPDGASSSSLNEALIGSENAADWPLLDDIHAVKLMRLIRVLRRLRELQRDLSATEETA is encoded by the coding sequence ATGGCGCGTACTAAACCCAAGATCCTAGATCTGAACAGTGCTTTGCTCCAGCAGGGCAAGACTGCAGCAGGCACGCAACCTTTAGCCCCTGTGCTGGCGGAAACCCCCGTCAGTGAAATGCCGTTGGTATTGACCCTGGATGAAGTGAACCCGAATCCGGATAACCCACGAACCTCGCGTAATCCGAGATATGAGGAAATTAAGTCATCAATTCTAGCTCGAGGTCTCGATACGGTACCGAAGGTGACTCGTGATCCGGAACGTCCAGAGCTGGGTTATTTTTTCAGTGATGGAGGCAATACGCGTTATGCCATTCTTTCCGAGCTCTGGCAGGAAACGGGAGAAGAACGGTTTTATCGCTTCTCTTGTGTATTCAAGCCCTGGCCAGGACGATTATCCTGCGTGATTGGTCATCTTGCCGAGAATGAGGTGCGTGGTGATCTGAGCTTCATTGAAAAAGCGTTTGGCATTCGACAGGCCCGGGCTTTATATGAAGCGGAGTTGGGGAAAGCCGTCTCACTGCGTGAACTCTCGACACTTCTTACCGCACAAGGTTACCCCGTCCATAATTCCAGTATCAGTAGGATGGAGGATGCGGTGCAGTACCTGTATCCCTATATGCCTCACTTATTGGAGACAGGCCTGGGGCGTCCACAAATTCTGCAGTTGCTGGCTATGCGATCTCATGCTGAAACCACCTGGCAGAAGCACTGTATTACCCAAGAACCAAAGCAGCCATTTGATACCGTTTTCGGTGATGTATGCAGCCATTTTGATTCGCCCGAGGACTATTCGCTGGATATGTTTCGTGATGAGTTGATTGGTGCGCTCATCAACGCGTTGCCACACCCGTTGCTCAATTATGACCGCTGGCTACTGGAGCTCGATCCCAAAGAGCAAAACCGGCGCAAGCACCTCGGTGAGCCTGAACCGGCATTAACGCCTGAGCTTTCAGGCGAAGGCAATACTGTCGAACTGGCGCCAGCACTGCAGCAGGAAAATACCGGCGGACAGACGGTACCTGAAGTACAGGGAGAAGGCACTTCTTTGGGGCTGGACAGCGCGTTGCATGAATCAACAGGGGATGCCGATGATAAATCACAGAACGCTCAGGAAGAGGAAACGCCTGCAACTCAAACTGAACGCCGTGTTGAAACTCAGCCAGATTTATACGGTGCGCCTTCTGTGTTGTCGGGTGACGTTGAAACGGTTTTAGGCGGTGAGCATACCACCGTCAATGAAGCTCCTCTGCCAGGCGCTCATGAGTCGACCGCCCCTCACAACAATACCGAAACACAGCCTGCAGCCCCTGTTGCAGAGGTGCCCTTCGCTGAGGTAGGACTTGAGCCGGTCTCCTCCATCTGGGCTATTTCTGCCCTGCAGGACGATATCGAACACTTGCAGGTGATCACCTTCCGGTTAGCATTCGAGCTGGCCGAAGTGGCGGGCTGCGAGGCTGAAATCAAAGCTGATAAAGCCGACTTGCAGGCTGCCGGCTACGCATTGACTGCCGAACGTCCCTCTCGCTTCACCGCGTTACTCCTGACCCTTGCCGGCAACAACCCGGACGGCGCCTCATCCAGCTCGCTCAATGAAGCCCTTATCGGTTCGGAAAATGCGGCTGACTGGCCGTTGCTTGACGATATTCATGCCGTGAAATTGATGCGCCTTATTCGCGTCTTACGCCGCCTGCGTGAACTGCAGCGTGACTTATCTGCAACAGAGGAGACAGCCTGA